A segment of the Thermoleophilaceae bacterium genome:
CGCTTCTGGGAGGCACACGACCTGATCAGGAAGGCGTGGACCACGCATGACGGCCCGTTCAACTGGCAGGGCCGGTTCTTCGAGCACCGCCAGGTCAACATCTGGCCGCGCCCGTATCAGCAGCCGCACCCCCCGATCTGGATCACCTCGCTCAGCCCGGGCAGCGCGCGGAAGGTCGCACAGCACGGCTACGTCCTGGCGTCTTTCCTGACTGGATTCGACGGCACGAGGGCGATCTTCGACGCCTACCGAGACGAACGAGAACGGCTCGGCCTGGCACCGCCCGCACGCGACCGCTTCGCCTACGCGGCGCTCGTATACACCGGGCGCACCGACGAGGAGGGCATCGCCGGCGCACGCAAGCTGATGTGGTACATCAGCGCGAACAAGGTCCCGCCGCAGTTCAAGGATCCCCCGGGCTACATACCCGCCGCCCGGCGCGCGATGGGCAAGCGCACCGGCCAAGCCCCGCACAGCTTCGAGCAGCTCTCATTCGACGAACTGATAGAGCGCGGGATCGTCTTCGCGGGAAGCCCCACGACGGTCTATGACCAGGTGACGCGCTTCTCAGACCACGTCGGAGGGCTCGGCCATCTGCTGATCATGGGCCAGGCCGGGTTCCTCGAGCACGACGAGACCGTCCGCGGACTGACGCTCTTCGCAGAGCAGGTGCACCCGCGTCTGCAACAGGCACTCGGCGATGCGGAGACCACGAGTCCTCCGCCGGCCTCGCTGACGACATGAGGACCCCCGTCCGCCGCGGCCGTTCAGGGACCTCGGGTAGCCGAACCTGACCCGCTCACGATCGCCGGCCGCGGCGCTGGTCGGGGCCGGGCTGGTGGCCGCCGTCGTGCTGCCCGCGTTCCTCACAGCGAGCCTCGCCGTCCAAATCCGGCGCGACTTCGAGTTCAGCGACGCCGAGGTCGGGCTCGCGGTCGCCGGCTCCTACATCACCGCGGCGGCGGCGTCCTCGCTCGCCGGGCGGCTGGTCGACGGGCGCGGCGCCAGGTCGGCGATTCGTGCCGCAAGTGCCCTCGCCGCGCTCTGCGCGCTCCTGGTTGCGGGCGTGGTCGACTCGGCGGAGGCGCTGATCTTCGTCCTGCTCCTGGCCGGGCTCGCGAATGCGCTGGCCGCTCCCGGCGTAAGCGCCTTGATCGGCAACAGCCCGCAGACCGGGCGCCGAGGCATCACACTCGGCATGCAGCAGGCCGGAGCACCCGCGGGCGCACTGCTGGCGGGGCTCGCCTTGCCGCTGATCGCACTGCCATTCGGGTGGCGCTGGGCATTCGCGGGAGCCGCCGCCCTGTCGCTGGCGGCCGGCGTCGCCGTCCGCAGCGTCCCGAGGGTGGCAGCGCGCGCTCCGGACGCGTGTGCGGTTCAGCCCCGTCCGCCGCGCCTGGAAGCGGTCCGTCTGCTCGCCTTGGCGGCATGCCTGGCAAACCTCGCCGCGGCCGGAATGCTGTCGTTTCTCGTCATCTACGCGGTTCAGGGAGGGCTGTCCGAATGGGTGGCCGGGCTGCTCCTCGCCGGATGCAGTCTGGCCGCTGCGCTGGCGCGCATCTGCTTTGGCGCGCTTGCGGACGCGCGCCCCGGCAGTGCCCTCACGATCGTCTCCTGGCTGCTCGCGCTTGGGGCGATCGGCTACCTGCTCCTGGCAGCGGGGCAGCCCGCGGCCATCGCCGCCGGCGCGGTCGTGGCCGGTGGCATCGGCTGGGGCTGGCCAGGCCTGATGGTCCTGGCGATCATGGAGCGCAACCGCGACGCGACCGGCGCGGCCGTCGGAGTCGGGATGACCGGCGTCTACGCCGGCGCCGCCGGCGGGCCGCTCGTCGCCGGGCTCATATCGGAAGCCGCCTCCTTCAGGACGGCATGGCTCGTGACCGCCGGGCTCGCCCTTTCGGCCGCGGCGCTCGCGGTAACCACGATCAGGATCGACCGAGCGGTAGGCGCGGAGGGGGGCGACAAAGCTCACAGCGCGACGGACCACGGTCACTGCACCGGCGTTGGAACCCTGGTTGCCTTCGATCCGGAGTCCGGCAGAAGATGCTCAGATCAAGCGCGACACGAGCGGTAGAGACGGCGGCGACTGCGCTGGCGGATGAGCGCATGGTCGTCGTTCTCACCGACCACGCGGGCCAAACGAAGGGGACGCTGGTGCTAGCGGCCGAACGAGCGCGCCCCGAAGCCATCAACTTCATGGTCACCCACGGCCGCGGAGTGGTCTGCGTGGCGATGGCGGACGCGCGCCTGGCGGCGCTCGAGCTACCGGCACTGCCGCGCACCGGCCCGGCCCGGTTAGACAGCGCGTTCACCGTCTCGGTCGACCTCCGTGTCGGCACCACGAGCGGAGTCTCGGCCGCCGACCGCGCGCTGACGGCGCGAGCCCTGGCTGACCCCGCGGGCGTCGCGGCAGACTTCGCGCGGCCCGGGCATGTCTTCCCCTTGCGAGCCGCCCCCGGTGGCGTTCTCGAGCGCCGCGGATGCGTGGAGGCGGCTGTCGACCTCGCAACGCTGTCGGCGGTGCAGCCGGCCGCCGTCAGCTGCGCGATCCTCGCTGACGACGGATCGCTGGCGCAGCTGCCCGACCTGCGGGCGCTGGCGGGCCGCCACCGCTTCCCGGTCGTCAGCGTCGACGACCTCGTCACCCACCGGCGGCGGCTCGACGCGCACGCCGCTAGAAGGGGCGCAACGGGGTTCCCGCGCAGCTCGGGGGCGCCCCTCCTGGCGAGGCGATGACCGCTCTCTCCTACGAGGTCGACGCGACCAGCCTCCGTGCGGCCTGCGCGCGCTTCCCGACCGGAGTGATCGTCGTGACGGCGTGCGACGCCGACGGAGATCCCATCGGGATGGCCGTCAACTCGTTCACCTCGGTGTCGCTCGACCCGCCGCTCGTCCTGGTCTGCGCGGGGCGCACATCGGAGACGTGGCCCGCCATCCGTGCCGCCGGCGACTGCGTCTTGAACGTGCTCGCCGAAGGCCAGGCGAAGTTGGCGCTTCGCTTCGCCTGCAAGGATGATGACCGCTTCGCGTCTGTCACCTACAGCACCGCCCCGTCGGGGGCTCCGCTGCTCGAGGGCGCGATCGCATGGCTGGAGTGCTCACTCGAGCTCGAGGTGCCCGCGGGAGACCACGTGGTCGCGCTTGCGGCGGTGCGCAGGACGACCGTCGGGACCGAGTGCGAGCCGTTGGTCTTCCACGATCGCCGCTATGGAGGCTTTCGAGCGCATGAAGGAGCCCTTCGTTGACCACGGTCGAACTGCAGGAGGAGACACCGCTTGAGGTAACCGAGGTCGGGGACGGCAATCCGCTGCTCGTGCTCCACGGCGGCGGAGGCCCTCAGTCGTGCGCGGCGATTGTAGAGCGGCTCGCCGCCGGCCACCGCGTCCTCGCGCCCACCCACCCCGGCTTCGCGGGGACCGCGCGACCCGACTGGATAGATACCGTCGACGACCTCGCCTACCTGTACCTCGATCTGCTCGACCACCACGGTCTCGAGGACGTCACGCTTGTCGGCTGCTCGCTCGGAGGCTGGATCGCAGCCGAAATGGCGGTGCGCGATCGGGCGAGAATCGGCCGCCTTGTGCTCGTCGATGCTGTCGGAATTCGCGTCGGCGCACGGGACGAACGCGATGTCGTCGACATCTTCGCGACATCCGCCGAGGAGGTGCGCGAGCTCGCATTTCACGATCCGGCGGCGGGCGAGGTGGATTACGCGTCCATGGACCAGGCCGATGTCGAGGCGCTTCTCGCCAACGAGGAGGCGCTCGCGCTCTACGCGTGGAGGCCTTATATGCACAACCCGAAGCTTCGCCGCCGTCTTGCGCGCGTAAAGATGCCGACACTTATCGTATGGGGCGAGAGCGACCGCATCGTCTCTCCTGACTACGGGCGCGCCTTCGCCGCCGCGATCCCGGACGCTCGCTTCGAGCTGCTCGCAGGGGCCGGTCATGCGCCGCAGGTAGAGCAACCGGAGGGCCTATGCGAGCTCATCGCGCAATTCGCCTCCCGCGCGGCCTAGCTGTGGCCGCCAGACAGCGACGTCCGCGAGCTGACCGAGGTCGCGCGCACGGCCCGCCAGGTTCTCGCCGCCAGCGGCGTGACGCTCGAGTATCCCGTCAGGTGAACCGTCGCGCGACGAGTAGGCCGAAAGCTCGCCGCGGCCTGGGCGCGAGGTGGGCGTGCAACTGACGCCGACTGAGGCCCGTGGCCTCGCCTCGGACCCCCTCCCGCAGGTGCTGGCGGCGGCGCGGGAGCGGAGGGCGCGCGCGTCGGGCCTGGTCGTAACGTACTCGCCGAAGGTCTTCATCCCGCTGACGCAGCTCTGCCGCGACGTGTGCCATTACTGCACCTTCGCCGCGGCGCCCCGGCGCGGGCAGCGCGCTTACATGGATCGAGAAGCCATCCTCTCGATTGCGCGGGCGGGCGCCGAGAGCGGATGCCACGAGGCGCTTTTCACGCTCGGCGACAAGCCGGAGCTGCGATATAAGGTGGCCCGAGAGGAGCTTGCTGAGCTGGGCTGCGCGAGCACCGTCGAGTACCTCGCGCGGATGGCCGAGCTCGTCCTCGAGGAGACCGGGCTGCTTCCGCATGCGAACGCGGGCGCTCTCACCGCGGAGGAGCTGGCGCTGCTGCGCCGGGTCTGCCCCTCCCAGGGGATCATGCTGGAGAGCTCGGCCGCGCGCTTGGCTTGGCGCGGGGGACCCCACTTCGGCTCACCCGACAAGCGGCCCACGGTGCGGCTGGCGACGATCGACGCCGCCGGTGAGCTCGCGATTCCGCTGACGACCGGCATCCTCGTGGGGATCGGTGAGACGCGGGCGGAGCGCATCGACGCCCTGCTGGCGATCCGCTCGCTGCACGCGCGCCACGGGCACATCCAGGAGGTGCTGGTCCAGAACTTCCGCGCGAAGTCGTCGACGAAGATGGCGGGGTTTCCGGAGCCGTCGCTGGACGAGCTGCTCTGGACAGCGGCGGTGGCGCGACTCGTGCTGCCGCCCGGCGTCTCGATCCAGGTACCGCCGAATCTCTCGTACGACGAGTTCCCACGGCTGCTCGATGCCGGCATCGACGACTGGGGCGGGATCTCGCCGGTCACGATCGACCACGTCAACCCCGAGGCGGGCTGGCCGCACGTCGACCGTCTGAGGGAGGCGACGCGAGCGGCGGGGCTCGAGCTGGTGCCGCGGCTCACGGTACATCCGCGCTATGCGCGCGATCCGGAGCGGTGGCTCGACAAGCGGCTCGTCCCGCAGGTGCTTCGGTTGACCGATGCCGACGGGCTCGCCCGCAGCGACGGCTGGATCGCCGGCCACAGCGCGAGTCCCCCTGCGGCCGATGGCTCGCCGGCGCCAGCTGCGACGCGTCGGGACGCGACCTCTCCGGTACGAAGCGCCCTCGACAGCGTCCGCCGAGGCGACCAGCTGGGCGAGGAGGAGCTGTGTGCGCTGTTCGGCGCTCGAGGGAGCGACCTGGCGGCGGTCGTGGGGGCTGCGGACCGGCTACGACGGGAAGTCTGCGGCGAAGAGGTGACCTACGTCGTCACGCGCAACATCAACTACACGAACGTCTGCTACTTCCGATGTGGGTTCTGCGCGTTTTCCAAGGGCAAGCTCGCCCGCAACCTCCGTGGGCAGCCTTACGTGGTGCCGGTGGAGGAGATAGTGCGCCGCTCGCGTGAAGCCTGGGAGCGCGGCGCGGTCGAGCTGTGCCTGCAGGGAGGCATCCACCCCGGGTTCACCGGC
Coding sequences within it:
- a CDS encoding LLM class flavin-dependent oxidoreductase, which gives rise to MPMRAWHFSETAYPHLPDESTFESIRVTLPNQLMDPERAADLWDRYLLEWQVADELGLGVMINEHHSTATCMDPAAPIVAGALARETRQAQILILGNPIANRPDPVRVAEEMALVDVLSRGRLEVGLVRGVPFEVSATNSAPVLMNERFWEAHDLIRKAWTTHDGPFNWQGRFFEHRQVNIWPRPYQQPHPPIWITSLSPGSARKVAQHGYVLASFLTGFDGTRAIFDAYRDERERLGLAPPARDRFAYAALVYTGRTDEEGIAGARKLMWYISANKVPPQFKDPPGYIPAARRAMGKRTGQAPHSFEQLSFDELIERGIVFAGSPTTVYDQVTRFSDHVGGLGHLLIMGQAGFLEHDETVRGLTLFAEQVHPRLQQALGDAETTSPPPASLTT
- a CDS encoding MFS transporter, giving the protein MAAVVLPAFLTASLAVQIRRDFEFSDAEVGLAVAGSYITAAAASSLAGRLVDGRGARSAIRAASALAALCALLVAGVVDSAEALIFVLLLAGLANALAAPGVSALIGNSPQTGRRGITLGMQQAGAPAGALLAGLALPLIALPFGWRWAFAGAAALSLAAGVAVRSVPRVAARAPDACAVQPRPPRLEAVRLLALAACLANLAAAGMLSFLVIYAVQGGLSEWVAGLLLAGCSLAAALARICFGALADARPGSALTIVSWLLALGAIGYLLLAAGQPAAIAAGAVVAGGIGWGWPGLMVLAIMERNRDATGAAVGVGMTGVYAGAAGGPLVAGLISEAASFRTAWLVTAGLALSAAALAVTTIRIDRAVGAEGGDKAHSATDHGHCTGVGTLVAFDPESGRRCSDQARHER
- a CDS encoding 3,4-dihydroxy-2-butanone-4-phosphate synthase encodes the protein MLRSSATRAVETAATALADERMVVVLTDHAGQTKGTLVLAAERARPEAINFMVTHGRGVVCVAMADARLAALELPALPRTGPARLDSAFTVSVDLRVGTTSGVSAADRALTARALADPAGVAADFARPGHVFPLRAAPGGVLERRGCVEAAVDLATLSAVQPAAVSCAILADDGSLAQLPDLRALAGRHRFPVVSVDDLVTHRRRLDAHAARRGATGFPRSSGAPLLARR
- a CDS encoding flavin reductase family protein, which encodes MTALSYEVDATSLRAACARFPTGVIVVTACDADGDPIGMAVNSFTSVSLDPPLVLVCAGRTSETWPAIRAAGDCVLNVLAEGQAKLALRFACKDDDRFASVTYSTAPSGAPLLEGAIAWLECSLELEVPAGDHVVALAAVRRTTVGTECEPLVFHDRRYGGFRAHEGALR
- a CDS encoding alpha/beta hydrolase, with the protein product MTTVELQEETPLEVTEVGDGNPLLVLHGGGGPQSCAAIVERLAAGHRVLAPTHPGFAGTARPDWIDTVDDLAYLYLDLLDHHGLEDVTLVGCSLGGWIAAEMAVRDRARIGRLVLVDAVGIRVGARDERDVVDIFATSAEEVRELAFHDPAAGEVDYASMDQADVEALLANEEALALYAWRPYMHNPKLRRRLARVKMPTLIVWGESDRIVSPDYGRAFAAAIPDARFELLAGAGHAPQVEQPEGLCELIAQFASRAA
- the cofH gene encoding 5-amino-6-(D-ribitylamino)uracil--L-tyrosine 4-hydroxyphenyl transferase CofH, with the translated sequence MGVQLTPTEARGLASDPLPQVLAAARERRARASGLVVTYSPKVFIPLTQLCRDVCHYCTFAAAPRRGQRAYMDREAILSIARAGAESGCHEALFTLGDKPELRYKVAREELAELGCASTVEYLARMAELVLEETGLLPHANAGALTAEELALLRRVCPSQGIMLESSAARLAWRGGPHFGSPDKRPTVRLATIDAAGELAIPLTTGILVGIGETRAERIDALLAIRSLHARHGHIQEVLVQNFRAKSSTKMAGFPEPSLDELLWTAAVARLVLPPGVSIQVPPNLSYDEFPRLLDAGIDDWGGISPVTIDHVNPEAGWPHVDRLREATRAAGLELVPRLTVHPRYARDPERWLDKRLVPQVLRLTDADGLARSDGWIAGHSASPPAADGSPAPAATRRDATSPVRSALDSVRRGDQLGEEELCALFGARGSDLAAVVGAADRLRREVCGEEVTYVVTRNINYTNVCYFRCGFCAFSKGKLARNLRGQPYVVPVEEIVRRSREAWERGAVELCLQGGIHPGFTGDFYLEVLEAVKSELPELHLHAFSALEVWQGAQTLNLSLEEYQRRLLSAGLSSLPGTAAEILDDEVRRVLCPDKIPTDVWLRVHDSAHRLGLKSTTTVMFGHIDGPRNWARHLIALREQQKLTGGFTEFVPLPFVHMEAPLYLRGQARRGPTFREAILMHAVGRLALHPWITNVQASWTKLGVEGAQVALRSGANDFGGTLMNESISRAAGARHGQEMPPERIEAAVRSIGRRPRQRTTLYATPDPERVRLSHGAPPLREPVQLRAEEAGLRRPAKLLRSAVPAGG